A genomic region of Pseudoalteromonas piscicida contains the following coding sequences:
- a CDS encoding HPP family protein, whose protein sequence is MREIQLALIAGAGAFIAIAILAFSQTISAEHIFLMAPLGATAVLVFGVPESPLAQPKNVIFGHIITATIGIIFAQYIGVNEFTLALATGLGVFSMLVTKTTHPPAGANPILIMLALEGWSFLFTPVIIGAVVLVLVGKATLAAKTKLTTITAA, encoded by the coding sequence ATGAGAGAAATACAACTTGCTTTAATTGCTGGAGCGGGGGCGTTTATCGCAATTGCAATATTGGCGTTTAGTCAAACGATAAGTGCTGAGCATATTTTTTTAATGGCACCTTTGGGCGCAACGGCAGTGCTGGTATTTGGTGTGCCTGAAAGTCCACTTGCGCAGCCTAAAAATGTCATCTTTGGACATATCATTACCGCTACAATCGGGATTATTTTTGCGCAGTATATCGGTGTTAACGAATTCACTTTGGCATTAGCAACGGGGCTTGGCGTATTTAGTATGTTAGTAACAAAAACCACCCACCCACCGGCTGGCGCGAATCCAATACTGATCATGTTGGCACTAGAGGGCTGGAGCTTTTTATTTACGCCTGTGATTATTGGTGCAGTGGTGCTCGTGCTGGTTGGTAAAGCAACGTTAGCGGCTAAGACAAAGCTAACTACAATAACAGCTGCGTGA
- a CDS encoding UvrD-helicase domain-containing protein: MVATELLCLIYQLIALHLFSRLFYGVRGAKCTKEGLHLKSKTADSFIPFSAMTVPPAPLRGWLAQKVLFKQGHETYVLSVKNQGTDELVQQLQRLWILHHGKHLQVKVRKIEQLLTRRYLSHHNQSLVRHVCSALWSSWQHLDDNIVPSSLKPQVATVREIALWNERDIAEFQSAFVEHYLAKDANYFDSIESNPLTIAQRKACVIQDDRQLLLAGAGTGKTSVIKAKVGYLLHRKLAQANELLLLAYGNDAATEMRQRCQPLCNTLNCSTFHSLGMQIIEAVTGAKPTISNLATDKKLFKQFIADTVQSLRQESHFERDFALFLKSSSTQQASQAIDLISQVLPLMKHAQIMGEVEQLLTQFSNQMSVVMPVLAEYQLYLSNESSIDFDDMLERAIYYVESGQFIPPWKFILVDEFQDISRVRAKLIQVLLDKKAGSQLFAVGDDWQAIYRFSGGDMRLTTEFTRYFGKSTTTYLDKTFRYPQTILDTASEFICRNPEQITKHITSHTTGVAGQGVVKVMVDDELSQAQQLLNLIEQRNEGKASVALLARNHRALPDKSKIEQWQQLYPELIISHNTFHGAKGTEADFTIVFGLKHRNFPSQVKTPAFVDALLPAQGAFPDAEERRLFYVALTRAKKQCFLLAPNDAPSYFLEEIA; encoded by the coding sequence ATGGTCGCAACGGAATTACTTTGTCTGATTTACCAATTGATAGCATTACATCTCTTTAGTCGGCTGTTTTATGGGGTACGTGGTGCCAAGTGTACGAAAGAAGGCCTTCACCTTAAGTCGAAAACAGCTGACAGTTTCATTCCCTTTAGCGCTATGACAGTCCCGCCAGCACCTCTGCGTGGTTGGCTTGCTCAAAAAGTCCTGTTTAAACAGGGTCACGAGACCTATGTGTTAAGTGTTAAAAATCAAGGTACAGATGAGTTAGTGCAACAGTTGCAACGACTGTGGATTTTACACCATGGCAAGCACTTGCAAGTCAAAGTTCGTAAAATTGAGCAGTTATTAACACGTCGATATCTCAGTCATCATAATCAAAGTCTAGTGCGTCATGTTTGCAGTGCCTTGTGGTCCAGCTGGCAGCACCTAGATGACAATATCGTACCAAGTTCGTTAAAGCCTCAAGTAGCAACAGTACGAGAAATTGCACTTTGGAATGAGCGTGATATTGCTGAGTTTCAGTCTGCTTTTGTTGAACACTACTTGGCAAAAGACGCTAACTATTTTGACAGCATTGAATCAAATCCCCTTACAATAGCTCAGCGTAAGGCTTGTGTGATCCAGGATGACAGGCAATTACTGCTTGCTGGCGCAGGTACGGGTAAGACAAGCGTTATCAAGGCCAAAGTTGGGTATCTCTTGCATCGCAAATTAGCTCAGGCGAATGAGCTGTTATTGCTTGCGTATGGTAATGATGCTGCGACGGAGATGCGTCAGCGCTGTCAGCCTCTCTGTAATACTTTAAATTGCTCTACCTTTCATTCGCTTGGCATGCAGATCATCGAAGCGGTTACCGGGGCAAAGCCGACAATTTCAAATCTAGCAACGGATAAAAAACTATTTAAACAATTTATTGCAGACACAGTGCAGTCGTTGCGACAAGAAAGCCACTTTGAGCGAGACTTTGCGCTATTTCTGAAAAGTTCGAGTACACAGCAAGCGTCACAGGCGATAGACCTGATAAGTCAGGTATTACCATTGATGAAGCATGCTCAAATCATGGGGGAGGTTGAGCAACTGCTGACGCAATTTAGCAATCAAATGAGTGTGGTCATGCCTGTTCTTGCGGAATATCAGTTGTATTTAAGCAATGAATCTAGCATCGATTTCGATGACATGCTGGAGCGGGCTATTTATTACGTCGAGTCTGGTCAGTTTATTCCACCATGGAAATTCATCTTGGTCGACGAATTTCAAGACATCTCCCGTGTGCGGGCAAAGCTCATTCAGGTGCTGCTGGATAAAAAAGCCGGATCGCAATTGTTCGCCGTTGGTGATGATTGGCAAGCTATTTATCGCTTTAGTGGTGGAGATATGCGCCTAACTACCGAATTTACTCGGTATTTTGGTAAGTCGACGACCACATACTTGGATAAAACATTCCGTTATCCTCAAACCATTTTAGACACGGCGAGTGAGTTTATTTGCCGCAATCCAGAACAAATAACCAAGCATATCACTTCTCACACCACCGGCGTGGCAGGGCAGGGTGTGGTAAAAGTTATGGTGGATGACGAATTGTCACAGGCGCAACAACTGCTCAATCTTATCGAGCAGCGCAACGAAGGAAAAGCTTCCGTTGCCCTACTGGCGAGAAATCACAGAGCATTACCTGATAAATCAAAGATTGAGCAGTGGCAGCAGCTCTATCCCGAGCTTATTATTTCACATAACACCTTTCACGGTGCTAAAGGGACTGAAGCAGACTTTACGATAGTATTTGGTCTCAAGCATAGAAACTTTCCGTCACAGGTAAAAACGCCAGCATTTGTCGATGCGCTTTTACCAGCACAAGGGGCATTTCCTGACGCAGAAGA